One segment of Gilliamella sp. ESL0441 DNA contains the following:
- the glmM gene encoding phosphoglucosamine mutase: protein MSERKYFGTDGIRGKVGQYPITPDFALKLGWAAGRILAKDGVKKVLIGKDTRISGYMLESALEAGFASAGVAAAFTGPMPTPAIAYLTRTFRADAGVVISASHNPFYDNGIKFFSTEGKKLADSIELEIEAELEKNIDCVESKQLGRASRITDAAGRYIEFCKSTFDHELSLSGLKIVVDCANGATYHIAPKVLRELGAKVIKIGCEPDGVNINENCGATDVRALSKRVIDEQADLGFALDGDGDRIIMVDHEGRKIDGDQIIYIIAREALRQGQLQGGVVGTLMSNMGLEIALKNLGIPFVRAKVGDRYVLEKLIEKKWRLGAENSGHVLLLDKTTTGDGIIAGLQVLSAMVRNDMSLADLCSGMTMLPQILINVRTSGENDPLNDSTVKSVIESAEKKLAENGRVLIRKSGTEPLIRVMVEGIDESVVVKLAEQIAQAIKAKK from the coding sequence ATGTCTGAACGAAAATATTTTGGTACGGATGGTATTCGAGGTAAAGTTGGGCAATACCCTATTACTCCGGATTTTGCTCTTAAATTAGGCTGGGCTGCTGGGCGGATATTAGCTAAAGACGGCGTGAAAAAAGTCTTAATTGGTAAAGATACACGGATATCAGGCTACATGCTTGAATCAGCACTTGAAGCAGGATTTGCGTCTGCCGGTGTTGCTGCTGCCTTTACAGGCCCAATGCCAACGCCTGCTATCGCATACTTAACTCGAACTTTTCGAGCTGATGCGGGTGTTGTCATTTCTGCTTCACACAACCCTTTCTATGATAATGGTATTAAATTTTTTTCTACCGAAGGGAAAAAACTTGCAGATTCAATTGAATTAGAAATTGAAGCAGAATTAGAAAAAAATATAGATTGTGTCGAATCCAAACAATTAGGACGTGCCAGCCGTATTACGGATGCTGCAGGCCGTTATATCGAATTTTGTAAAAGCACCTTTGATCATGAGCTAAGTCTATCGGGTCTGAAAATTGTAGTCGATTGTGCGAATGGCGCAACCTACCATATTGCGCCAAAAGTATTGCGTGAGCTAGGCGCAAAAGTCATCAAAATTGGCTGTGAACCTGACGGTGTAAATATTAATGAAAATTGTGGTGCTACTGATGTCAGAGCATTGTCAAAACGAGTTATTGATGAACAAGCAGATTTAGGTTTTGCATTAGACGGGGATGGTGATCGCATTATAATGGTTGACCATGAAGGTCGAAAAATTGATGGCGATCAGATTATTTATATCATTGCTCGCGAAGCACTCAGACAAGGTCAACTACAAGGTGGTGTTGTTGGTACATTGATGAGCAATATGGGACTTGAAATAGCACTAAAAAACCTTGGCATACCTTTTGTTCGTGCTAAAGTTGGTGACCGTTATGTCCTTGAAAAACTTATTGAGAAGAAATGGCGTTTAGGGGCTGAAAACTCAGGTCATGTTTTGCTATTAGACAAAACAACAACTGGCGATGGAATTATTGCTGGTCTACAAGTTTTAAGTGCTATGGTTCGCAACGATATGTCATTAGCTGACTTATGTAGTGGAATGACGATGCTACCTCAAATATTAATTAATGTTCGTACATCAGGTGAAAACGATCCACTAAACGATTCAACGGTAAAATCAGTTATTGAGAGCGCAGAAAAAAAACTGGCGGAAAATGGCCGAGTGTTAATACGAAAATCAGGGACTGAACCACTAATACGAGTAATGGTAGAAGGGATTGATGAATCAGTGGTGGTAAAATTAGCCGAACAGATTGCACAAGCTATTAAAGCTAAAAAATAA